The genomic segment GTCAGGGACCAAGGCACCTTCCTCATAGGACAAGGAAATGGAGACATTCTTTGTAGGAAAGAGTTCAGTGTTTATTGTGTCCAAGAGGGAGGCATCACGATAGCGAGTCTATTGCTAAGAATGACCGGCTTGACCAGTCCTAGGATACGTAGCACCAGTtagagcgctagtagcttggcttggaaaagatggaaaaatgccagctgagctcctttcgtgacctgggcctccattgtaaggaaGGAATCCagagtcactcccagattcctgacaATCTGTGCAGTGGTAGGCTGCACCCTGTCAAGACTGGGAGAGCCAATCCTTATTTCTGAGAGAGAAGGTATAGATAATCTGTCTGGTGTTGTAAGCTGCTAGTGatgttgatgatgttatccgttcagttgtgtccaaccctcggcaattctataggaaagttctCGCCATACGTTTCTGCTTCTttgagttggttcatggtcatccctgtgtcggctttgatcgtgtcaagccagtggatcctttggtgaccacgtttccttttgctgctgaccatgccgagcattaatgatctttctagtgagtttgatcgcaggatgtgtccaaaggaagtgagcttcagccataatatcttgccttgtaatgacatagttggtaaaggtaaagatatccccttgcaaacactgagtcatgtctgacccttggggtgacgccctccagcgttttcatggcagactcaatacggggtggtttgccagtgccttcttccccagtcatgaccgtttaccccccagcaagctgggtactcattttaccgaccttggaaggatggaaggttgagttaaccttgagccggctgctgggattgaactcccagcctcatgggcaaagctttcagacagctgccttaccactctgcaccacaagaggctcttagttggtttgctcctaacttggtaactttggctgttaaTACACCATTTTAAATCAGTACTCTGTTCTTTGTATTCTGAAAGACACTTCCATTCCCTTAGTATGAGGAAATTTCTATCTGCCAAAATCGGAACAATACGCTTATTCCATTTCAGGCTATGAGTTTTTCCCTTATCTGACTTTAGACTACGTGGTCCGGAATACCTCTGGGACAATATCGTCTTGTCTTGTGTCATTATAAGCTGTTCAGATTGTGTCAGTTCATGTGCTATGTTGCCAAATTGAATTTGCTGTACTTTAAAAAAGGCTGTTGCACATAAATATgcatgaaattgccttatactgaatcagactgttaGTCTGTCAAAATCATTATTATCTGCACAGACTGGCAATGGCTCAaatgtctttcatatcacctggttcttttagctggagatgctaggccttgaacctgagaccttctgcatgccaagcagatgctctaccactgagccaaagccccttcccagggtttcaggatgacgtctttcacatcacctgcttctGGGTCCTTTAACTGGGACTTGAACCGTGAACCTTCTACCTGCCAAGCAGAGtctctgccagtgagccatggtcccagatcaaggtctttcccatcatctactatctggtccttttaacaggagatgccagagattgaacctgggactttctgcaaacagagtctttgccactgagccatgaccgtTCCCACAAAGAGATTGCATTCATATTTGATGGTCATACCCAGAAGACCGTACAGTATGAGGTGATGGATATTGAGTGGTGGGACCAGTGGTATGgggtctgcaatatccagaaaagttagcagagtgttTAGAATGGTGGGGTTTGTGgatgggaaggacttcaatgggatttTATGCCACAGAATCTACCTTGCAACATAGCCATTTTCTAAACTAAAGTTTAGAACTAAagttctgttgtctggagataagttgcaatcccaggaggtctccggccaccagctggaggttgtCAGTTCTACTTGAGCAAATTTCTTCCCAAGAGTCTGCCTTATGCCTATTAATCCACTCAAGATGAACAGTTACCTGTGCCTTCTCTCTTCATGACAGGTTCCGTTCCATCGTTTACCCGTTCAAGCAAAAGCTCACCATATCGACAGCCATTGTGATCATCGTGGTCATCTGGGTGTTGGCAGTGGCCATCATGTGCCCATCTGCAGTGATGCTGAAGGTGGAGAAGGAGGATCATTTCAGGGTGATCCTGGGGGAGGGCAACAAAACCGGCCCGATCTACTGGTGCCGGGAGGACTGGCCCAACCAGGATATGAGAAAGATCTACACGACAGTGCTCTTTGCCAACATCTACCTGGCTCCCCTTTCTCTCATTGTCATCATGTACGCTCGGATCGGGATCACCCTCTTCACCACGGCGGTCCCCAGTTCCGGGAAGCAGGGCCAAGAGCGTCACTCCGTTTACAGGAAGAAGCAGAAGGTCATCAAGATGCTTGTCATCGTGGCATTGCTGTTCATCCTCTCGTGGCTGCCTTTGTGGACCTTGGCGATGCTTTCGGACTATGCCGACCTGACCGAAGAGCAGTTGCAGGTCATCAACATATACGTCTACCCATTCGCTCACTGGTTGGCGTTCTTTAACAGCAGCGTCAACCCCATCATCTACGGGTTCTTCAATGAGAACTTCCGGAGGGGGTTCCAGGCAGCCTTCAGATTCCAGCTTTGCTCGGGGGACTCGATGCCCCGGGAGATCTATTCCCAGCGGGGGCAAAGCAACGCCATTTTACCAGCCGCTGTTCCCCAACAAACGCCCCAGCATCTTATGTCTGCGGCTGTGGGAAGGCTACCTCAGAAAGGGAACTGGATGGACAAGACACAAGTCCTGATGCTGGAGGACATCGAAAAGGCTGGAAACAACAATGGGATTAAGCAAGACTTGCTGTAAACTACCTCATCCCATTAGTTTGGGGCCCCAGACTGACCATCGTCTCGCTACTCACGCCTTGCCTGGCAACCATGACAGCTCTTTTCGGACTTTGCTGCATGTCCCTTTTGTATAATGCTTGGTTGTTTAGCAGCTATAAGACAGTCTGTTCCTGAATCAGGAGAGATGCGGTTGCAGTTAAGAAAGTGTTTGGACTTTGTTCTCTATGGCAGCTTCAAAGTCCTGCATTCAGGGAGGCCCTGGATCCTAGTTGGAGACAGTTGATCCCCAAAAATTTATAATGTAAATAATTTTAAGAAGATTGAACAACCTGTTGAAAGGCATGTTTCACTGGGACAATAATGACTTTTGAGATTTGGAGAAAAGCACCTGACCCCACATGAGAAACAAAAAGTTCTGAGTGCCCTATATTTGGCCCTAGTCTAGAGGAGAAATCTTTgactttaattatttttaaaaggtgcttcTGCCCTTAGAAATAAATGATATTCATAGGAATTTTTTCATTGTGTGAATTCCAGGAATGGTCACCTGGTCTGAAATTCAGCCATGCTCTGGAGTGATAAGTAACCAAAATGTGGCCACACAGTAGGAAGGTTAAACAAAAAAGAAGAGTATGTGTAAGGcacaaaatgtaaatattttttttttcattgaaatTCGTCTGGagaactcctttttaaaaatcacttacaTTGAGCTGCAGGTAGGCATGCATATAAACACTCTCGAAAGATGAAAACAATATTTACTGACAATTGTTTGGAAACTAAGACTTGAAGAGGATTCTCTCTCCCTAGACAACCAGTTTTGTTTGCATTGAAGCCAAAGCAATTCGATTACAATAGCAAAATTTTGTATTAACACTTTTTGCCTTGCACAAACTCATCTGTTTTATTTAATGTTCCTGACAAAGACAGGTGCCCAAATGCTGAATGACATGGTTTAGAACCTCTTTGTTTAATCCGTTAACACAGTTGTGTGTCTATGATGGAGTACATGTTTTATTTGTTGACATCCTAGAGCAGGTGTCCCCTGCCTTCTTGAACCTGCtggcagctttggaattctgacacaggatggggaggaggagccaaccacaaaatggctgccacaggagctggagaaaaccacaaaatggctgccgcaagagCTGGAGGAAAGCAGAAATGGTCAGGGAGCGAGGTTATGCACAACACTGATACTAACTTCAACCTTTCAGGAAAAAGCTCTGCTTAACTGGATGCCTGGTTACAGGTACATCCTGTTTTAAGATGTTTCCTTTCCCATAAAAACTTACCTTGAGTCATGCAGTGGTCCTTCTACTGAGCTGGCAGCTGCTATCTAAACTAATTTTTTTCtctgaacagccaatcagatctcctcaTTGATTTGAGGCCTGTGTTGGCTCCCTtagctcacacccagcacaatagTTTAAAACAGATCAATCGCAGACATCTCTGGTTACTGGACCATCCCAGATTTTACAATTGGACATTAGcagtgaggcttttgcaagctttTTTCGTGGAGGAAATCTTGTCACCCCGCCATGACCTATCTGTCAATTTTGACACAGATGGAGAACTGGAGTGGGTGGCTGCTGAACAGCTACAGATCTTCCTGGATGACactttggcccttgacccattcCAATCCAGCTTATAGCCTGGCCATAGGATGGAGATGGCTCTGATCAACCTCACAGATAATCTcataggggaggggaaggccctctgcagagttcttctaccccaccgcCCCAATCTAGcggccgttgtattcctgaatgcaacgggcttggcccctagttacttATGAAGCCCTAAAGAGCCTGGGACtttcatatctgcaggactgacTCTCCCCCTAAGTCACCCAAAGAAGATTAAGATCTAGTGAGCAGAATTTGCTTAAGATCCCTTGTCCCAAAGACATcaaactagcctcaaccagggccagggcttttttggccctggccccagcctggtagaaccaCCTaaccagtgagatcagggccctgcaaggcctaggacaattccacagggcccacaaaacagagctattccggAACCTTCTcggaattctggcctccctgctcaaaacgGCAGCCCAATGACTGCAAACCTATGTCTGTACTGCCCCGCCCACCATATATGAGAGGATGCTTTTGAAATCAGCGGGTTCTAATGTGCATTTCGATGTTACGATCTTCATGACGGTTGTATTATTTATTGCTATGACATATGTCGTTACTCGCCCTGATCCTCCGTGGGAGAGCGagctataaataaaattttattattattgttactgctATCATTACTGGTCCATTGAaaaccctgctgggcaaaaaTCCTGGCCTACTTGGGAGGAGCCGGGAAGGGTGACCATGGATACCAACGGGCCGATGGGCACTGTGTGGTGGGCCTCTGTCTTAGATGACCAACCTGTTTTTGAAATAGCACCCAGTGGTATTCAGTAAATGAAATGTGTTTGCTTATACCTCATCACTTGATGGTTTCCTAATGCCATAGCTTCTATGGTAAAAACGTATAGACTGAATATTTTGGGGGCTtcttaggtgctactggactcaaatcaggAATAAGTGCAGTCTAGGGTCAGATTTGCATTGGGTGTAGCAAGCACGTGGAAGAAGACTAAGCAAGAACTCTCCTCCTGTGGCCATTTTGGACTTCTTTTCTTTGGCTGGACATCCAGGGCTGCAGGAGAAAGGCTGGGGCCCTCATTCCAACTGggcttagaatcagaatcacaccacTGGAAGAGAACACTAACggccacccagtccagcccccaccccaccttcttggggacttaaaaatcgcTCCCTCCTGACAGatgttcatccaatctcctcctcctcaaatATTCCAGTGAAGGAgcctccaccaccctctgaggcagcatcttCCATCTACAAACCTCCCTTGCCATCAGTTAATGCTTTCTAATGTTTGAGCAgaccctcctttcctgtaatgtCTATAGTTAAACATCAGCTCTCCCAGCAtcctttgccctcctcttctccaagctacacatcccCAACCCTCTCAACTTCTCCTtgcaaggcatggattccaacctctCTGCCGTCGTAGTTGTCCTTCCCCGAACATGGTCCAAGTTGTCAATATTTGAAAAGGTGTATGCTGCTCTCCCGAGAGCCGCTTCAGGGGGCTTGCCACTAAGCCGAGAAACGAAACTGAAGATGCCGTACAAGCAAGCCAGGGGACAGTTGAGGAGCAAAAGCCCCAACTTTCAGTGGCCTAATATGAGAACCGGAAAATCATCCTTAGTATAAAAGAAGACTATTTGgtgagaaagccagtttggtgtagtggttacaccaaacttctaatctggcaagtcaggttggattctgcactcccccacatgcagccagctgggtggccttgggctcgccatggtgctgataaagcctcttcttctccttctccttcttctcctccttcctctcctccttcctcttcttcttcctcttctccttcttccttctttctccttccttctttcttcttccttcttcttctccttctccttcttcaactccttcaccttctccttcttctcctccttcctctcctccttcctcttctccttcctcttctccttctccttcttcctctttcttctttcttcttccttctttcttcttcttctcagctgAGAAAAGCAAAGCCCCTTCATTAAAAAGCCATTTGTGGGGCAAAATGTGTGTCAGGGTAGGAGGTaccatgagtcactgctcccttctgcAGATttgagctgtgactcatgaacGTGCATGCCCCAGAACTGAGCAGTAACTCACGAAAGACCATCTCCTATcatgaattttgttagtcttaagtaTTCACGACACATTAAACGATTCAAAAATTCCAAAGTAGGTAGGATCCTA from the Paroedura picta isolate Pp20150507F chromosome 10, Ppicta_v3.0, whole genome shotgun sequence genome contains:
- the NPFFR2 gene encoding neuropeptide FF receptor 2 isoform X1, translated to MTEYSVLTLWLLRCAHRIADCHCLMEPFNTDTIMDLNLATSSPSLRNCSRQNRTCNMEGNVSYVDFYLHQTLVAVIFIISYLLIFLLCMIGNGVVCFIVLRSKHMRTVTNLFILNLAVSDLLVGIFCMPTTLLDNIISGWPFGNTVCKMNGMIQGISVSASVFTLVAIAVDRFRSIVYPFKQKLTISTAIVIIVVIWVLAVAIMCPSAVMLKVEKEDHFRVILGEGNKTGPIYWCREDWPNQDMRKIYTTVLFANIYLAPLSLIVIMYARIGITLFTTAVPSSGKQGQERHSVYRKKQKVIKMLVIVALLFILSWLPLWTLAMLSDYADLTEEQLQVINIYVYPFAHWLAFFNSSVNPIIYGFFNENFRRGFQAAFRFQLCSGDSMPREIYSQRGQSNAILPAAVPQQTPQHLMSAAVGRLPQKGNWMDKTQVLMLEDIEKAGNNNGIKQDLL
- the NPFFR2 gene encoding neuropeptide FF receptor 2 isoform X2 codes for the protein MDLNLATSSPSLRNCSRQNRTCNMEGNVSYVDFYLHQTLVAVIFIISYLLIFLLCMIGNGVVCFIVLRSKHMRTVTNLFILNLAVSDLLVGIFCMPTTLLDNIISGWPFGNTVCKMNGMIQGISVSASVFTLVAIAVDRFRSIVYPFKQKLTISTAIVIIVVIWVLAVAIMCPSAVMLKVEKEDHFRVILGEGNKTGPIYWCREDWPNQDMRKIYTTVLFANIYLAPLSLIVIMYARIGITLFTTAVPSSGKQGQERHSVYRKKQKVIKMLVIVALLFILSWLPLWTLAMLSDYADLTEEQLQVINIYVYPFAHWLAFFNSSVNPIIYGFFNENFRRGFQAAFRFQLCSGDSMPREIYSQRGQSNAILPAAVPQQTPQHLMSAAVGRLPQKGNWMDKTQVLMLEDIEKAGNNNGIKQDLL